In Eubalaena glacialis isolate mEubGla1 chromosome 12, mEubGla1.1.hap2.+ XY, whole genome shotgun sequence, a single window of DNA contains:
- the TBX18 gene encoding T-box transcription factor TBX18 codes for MAEKRRGSPCSMLSLKAHAFSVEALIGAEKQQQLQKKRRKLGAEEAAGALDDGGCSRGGGAGEKGSSEGDEGTALSPPAGAASGPIRSCADLERSCGSRGAAGGCEDGFLQGASPLASPGDSPKGSPVPALARPGTPLPSPQAPRVDLQGAELWKRFHEIGTEMIITKAGRRMFPAMRVKISGLDPHRQYYIAMDIVPVDNKRYRYVYHSSKWMVAGNADSPVPPRVYIHPDSPASGETWMRQVISFDKLKLTNNELDDQGHIILHSMHKYQPRVHVIRKDCGDDLSPIKPVPSGEGVKAFSFPETVFTTVTAYQNQQITRLKIDRNPFAKGFRDSGRNRMGLEALVESYAFWRPSLRTLTFEDIPGIPKQGNTGSSTLLQGSGNGVAATHPHLLSGSPCSSPAFHLGPNTSQLCSLAPADYSACARSSLTLNRYSTSLAETYNRLTNQTGETFAPPRTPSYVGVSGSASVNMSVGGTDGDTFSCPQTSLSMQISGMSPQLQYIMPSPPSNAFAANQTHQGSYNTFRLHSPCALYGYNFSTSPKLAASPEKIVSSQGSFLGSSPSGTMTDRQMLPPVEGVHLLSSGGQQSFFDSRTLGSLTLSSSQVSAHMV; via the exons ATGGCCGAGAAGCGGAGGGGCTCGCCGTGCAGCATGCTAAGCCTTAAGGCGCACGCCTTCTCCGTGGAGGCACTGATCGGCGCCGAGAAGCAGCAACAGCTTCAGAAGAAGAGGCGAAAGCTGGGCGCGGAGGAGGCGGCCGGGGCCTTAGATGACGGAGGCTGCAGCCGCGGCGGCGGCGCCGGAGAAAAGGGCTCCTCTGAGGGAGACGAAGGCACTGCGCTCTCGCCGCCGGCTGGGGCGGCATCCGGGCCCATCCGGAGCTGCGCAGACCTGGAGCGGAGCTGCGGCTCCCGCGGAGCCGCGG GAGGCTGTGAGGACGGCTTCCTGCAGGGCGCTTCCCCACTGGCATCCCCAGGAGACTCCCCGAAGGGGTCCCCGGTGCCCGCCCTGGCCCGGCCCGGGACCCCGCTGCCGTCGCCGCAGGCCCCGCGGGTGGATCTGCAGGGAGCTGAGCTCTGGAAGCGCTTTCACGAGATCGGCACGGAGATGATCATCACCAAGGCCGGCAG GCGCATGTTTCCAGCAATGAGAGTGAAGATATCAGGATTAGATCCTCACCGGCAATATTACATTGCCATGGATATTGTGCCAGTGGACAACAAAAGATACAG GTATGTTTACCACAGCTCTAAATGGATGGTGGCGGGCAACGCTGATTCCCCTGTGCCACCCCGGGTGTACATTCATCCGGACTCGCCTGCCTCAGGGGAGACTTGGATGAGACAAGTGATCAGTTTCGACAAGCTGAAGCTCACCAACAACGAACTGGATGACCAAGGCCAC ATTATTCTTCATTCTATGCACAAATACCAACCACGAGTCCATGTCATCCGTAAAGACTGTGGGGATGATCTTTCTCCCATCAAGCCTGTTCCATCTGGGGAGGGAGTGAAGGCATTCTCCTTTCCAGAAACTGTTTTCACCACTGTCACCGCCTATCAGAATCAGCAG atTACTCGCCTGAAGATAGATAGGAATCCCTTTGCCAAAGGCTTCCGAGACTCTGGGCGTAACAG AATGGGTTTGGAAGCCCTTGTGGAGTCATATGCATTCTGGAGACCTTCACTACGGACCCTCACCTTTGAAGATATCCCTGGAATTCCCAAGCAAG GAAATACAGGTTCCTCCACCTTACTCCAAGGTTCTGGGAATGGCGTTGCGGCCACCCACCCTCATCTTCTGTCCGGCTCCCCTTGCTCGTCTCCAGCCTTCCATCTGGGACCCAACACCAGCCAGCTGTGTAGTCTGGCGCCGGCTGACTACTCCGCGTGCGCCCGCTCCAGCCTAACCCTCAACCGGTACAGCACGTCCTTGGCCGAGACCTACAACAGGCTGACCAATCAGACGGGCGAGACCTTCGCCCCGCCCAGGACTCCCTCCTACGTGGGTGTGAGCGGCAGCGCCTCGGTGAACATGTCCGTGGGCGGCACGGATGGGGACACCTTCAGCTGCCCACAGACCAGCTTATCCATGCAGATTTCTGGGATGTCCCCCCAGCTCCAGTACATCATGCCTTCACCCCCCAGCAACGCCTTTGCTGCTAACCAGACACACCAGGGTTCCTATAACACGTTCAGGTTACACAGCCCCTGTGCCTTGTATGGATATAACTTCTCCACATCCCCCAAACTGGCTGCCAGTCCTGAGAAAATTGTTTCTTCCCAAGGAAGTTTCTTGGGGTCCTCACCGAGTGGGACCATGACGGATCGGCAGATGTTGCCCCCCGTGGAAGGAGTGCACCTGCTTAGCAGTGGGGGTCAGCAGAGTTTCTTTGATTCTAGGACCCTAGGAAGCTTAACTCTCTCATCATCTCAAGTGTCTGCACATATGGTCTGA